In one window of Hyalangium gracile DNA:
- the mreC gene encoding rod shape-determining protein MreC, translating to MLSLLKRYRRFLFVSVLLLYPLFAFLVTGRRGREPNLLDRALIGMTSPLQSLLNRVIDSAVGAVNHYVDLRGVRQENDALRLENMQLRAAVQALGEARAENDRLKQLLQYAEKAPGPEIPARVVGVNPVAKLLSVRISSGERQGVFQGMSVVTPDGIVGQVIRTTGGYADVALVTDPQSRVGVRVQRSRARGTAAGAGSGPLKLENMLRTEDVEDGDLIITAGTDGVYPPGLIVGRVANLQKREHGMFQAADIIPAVDTTKLEEVLVVGSPYQEAAPMVEGTR from the coding sequence GTGCTGTCGCTCCTCAAGCGGTACCGCCGCTTTCTCTTCGTGAGCGTGCTGCTGCTCTACCCGCTGTTCGCCTTCCTGGTGACCGGCCGGCGGGGCCGCGAGCCGAACCTGCTCGATCGCGCCCTCATCGGCATGACGTCACCCCTGCAGTCGCTGCTCAACCGCGTCATCGACAGCGCAGTGGGGGCGGTGAACCACTACGTGGACCTGCGCGGCGTGCGGCAGGAGAATGACGCGCTGCGGCTGGAGAACATGCAGCTGCGAGCGGCCGTGCAGGCGCTCGGAGAGGCTCGGGCGGAGAATGACCGGCTCAAGCAGCTGTTGCAGTACGCCGAGAAGGCACCCGGGCCGGAAATTCCCGCGCGAGTGGTGGGGGTGAACCCGGTGGCGAAGCTGTTGTCGGTGCGGATCAGCAGTGGAGAGCGACAGGGCGTGTTCCAGGGCATGTCCGTGGTGACGCCGGATGGCATCGTCGGCCAGGTGATCAGGACGACGGGAGGTTACGCGGACGTGGCGTTGGTGACGGATCCCCAGAGCCGGGTGGGCGTGCGCGTGCAGCGCTCGCGGGCGCGCGGCACGGCGGCCGGAGCGGGCAGCGGGCCGCTCAAGCTGGAGAACATGCTGCGCACCGAGGACGTGGAGGACGGCGATCTGATCATCACCGCGGGCACGGACGGGGTGTACCCGCCGGGCCTCATCGTCGGGCGGGTGGCCAATCTCCAGAAGCGAGAGCACGGCATGTTCCAGGCCGCGGACATCATCCCCGCGGTGGACACGACGAAGCTGGAGGAGGTGCTCGTGGTGGGCAGTCCGTACCAGGAGGCGGCGCCGATGGTGGAGGGGACGCGATGA
- a CDS encoding peptidylprolyl isomerase gives MEGLNLRKVVSLVFIIGIAVVFTLNFGPGSFSKSSGQLTEASAAAVVNGKEIPLRDFSRAYAMQINSLRNRGNPIPESAARQFLAPQVLQQLVDVELLAQAANRNGIVPADSELVDIIHRNTDFQKDGDFDFERYRQVLRDFYRLTEAQYEEDLRHQLAAQKMLEVVRNGAVVSEDEVRARYDKDANQAKLVFARFLPTMYADKVPAPTPAQLDEFKKAHAKEISDYYETNRFMYQQPERVRARQILVTLPADATAAQKEEAKKRASAIRDEVTSGAKDFAAVAREKSEDPGTKAAGGDLGLVERGSLDPALADAMFALSPNSVSEPIETKLGYHVVKVEEKQAASDKKLADAENEIATTLYKQQQAKELAKAEAEKALAELKGGKTIATLFPPEKEGQPALQRFETETRPEAVETGSFTAGGESVPYLGPAPQLISAAFAAQAPQALDQVFPVGEGFVVAQVTERQKPSDEEFTKKKDELREQARRAKQIELEDSFIKALRKQGTVVTNNEAVQTVIGTG, from the coding sequence ATGGAAGGTCTGAACCTCCGGAAGGTCGTCTCGCTGGTGTTCATCATCGGCATCGCCGTCGTGTTCACGCTGAACTTCGGTCCCGGAAGCTTCAGCAAATCGAGCGGCCAGCTGACGGAGGCGAGCGCCGCGGCGGTGGTCAACGGCAAGGAGATCCCCCTGCGGGACTTCAGCCGGGCCTACGCCATGCAGATCAACAGCCTGCGCAACCGCGGCAACCCCATCCCCGAGTCCGCCGCGCGCCAGTTCCTGGCCCCGCAGGTGCTCCAGCAGCTGGTGGATGTGGAGCTGCTGGCCCAGGCGGCCAACCGCAACGGCATCGTCCCCGCGGACTCCGAGCTGGTGGACATCATCCACCGCAACACGGACTTCCAGAAGGACGGCGACTTCGACTTCGAGCGCTACCGCCAGGTGCTGCGCGACTTCTACCGGCTGACCGAGGCCCAGTATGAGGAGGACCTGCGCCACCAGCTGGCCGCCCAGAAGATGCTCGAGGTGGTGCGCAACGGCGCCGTCGTCTCCGAGGACGAGGTGCGCGCCCGCTACGACAAGGACGCCAACCAGGCCAAGCTCGTCTTCGCCCGCTTCCTGCCCACCATGTACGCGGACAAGGTGCCGGCCCCCACGCCCGCGCAGCTGGACGAGTTCAAGAAGGCGCACGCCAAGGAGATCTCGGACTATTACGAGACCAACCGCTTCATGTACCAGCAGCCCGAGCGCGTCCGGGCGCGGCAGATCCTCGTGACGCTGCCGGCGGACGCCACCGCGGCGCAGAAGGAAGAGGCGAAGAAGCGCGCCAGCGCCATCCGCGATGAGGTCACCTCGGGCGCGAAGGACTTCGCGGCGGTGGCCCGGGAGAAGAGCGAGGATCCGGGCACCAAGGCGGCGGGTGGAGACCTGGGCCTGGTGGAGCGCGGCAGCCTGGATCCGGCGCTGGCGGACGCCATGTTCGCCCTTTCGCCCAACAGCGTGTCGGAGCCCATCGAGACGAAGCTGGGCTACCACGTGGTGAAGGTGGAGGAGAAGCAGGCGGCGTCCGACAAGAAGCTGGCGGACGCGGAGAACGAGATCGCCACCACGCTCTACAAGCAGCAGCAGGCCAAGGAGCTGGCGAAGGCGGAGGCGGAGAAGGCGCTGGCCGAGCTCAAGGGCGGCAAGACGATCGCGACGCTCTTCCCGCCGGAGAAGGAGGGCCAGCCGGCGCTGCAGCGCTTCGAGACGGAGACGCGCCCGGAGGCGGTGGAGACGGGCAGCTTCACGGCCGGTGGCGAGTCGGTGCCCTACCTGGGCCCGGCGCCCCAGCTCATCTCCGCGGCCTTCGCCGCGCAGGCCCCGCAGGCGCTGGACCAGGTGTTCCCGGTGGGCGAGGGCTTCGTGGTGGCCCAGGTCACCGAGCGCCAGAAGCCCAGCGACGAGGAGTTCACCAAGAAGAAGGACGAGCTGCGCGAGCAGGCCCGCCGCGCCAAGCAGATCGAGCTCGAGGACTCCTTCATCAAGGCGCTGCGCAAGCAGGGCACGGTGGTGACCAACAACGAGGCCGTGCAGACGGTGATCGGCACCGGGTGA
- a CDS encoding FAD-dependent oxidoreductase, translating to MELNYDAKRIEIVQRLAGWAKRPDADFERFQMTREQATQLLWDTSGRLVFPWDADYDALRRVAYANFEDVRPSAIGVCESLHDVRTFMRFIRRQRETNPAFRWVPRAGGHSTAGYSTVEGGLMLDVRGLDNIFVEPQRRLVHVGPGVQMRDFYRTIDDYGLFAPAAICPDVRIGGMMQGGGFGFGSRMFGMSCDAVTEVEMVLANGRQVVANAIHNADLYWAVRGGTGNQFGILTRATYKLYPLQEVGAVVMQWRLGTDAEAAQGAHALDILQRRYMGSNHDRRLGYLALIQHGANFDGPFLIVRAMYRGQRGLWQQLLAELIATPGCQVQWEDMGSYYSMNNKLMGYAQEPDILPALMTPLALAPRQEKNTRYFDKHLGVAGWRQMVDHIRGAPTVMKIGPQMVIEAAGAAINEKHRGENAYIHRRADFNTYLNTYWDSEEEKPKAFAFMNRWLEIGEPWTNQEAYQNYPKPYITHWQRRYWAEYYPVLVFVKRKYDPTSVFNFEQSIGGESALAEQSADSVDELVPGVARSLRQSIVYPDQMPTEGDQA from the coding sequence ATGGAACTCAACTACGACGCCAAGAGAATCGAGATCGTTCAACGCCTCGCGGGGTGGGCCAAGCGGCCGGATGCGGACTTCGAGCGGTTTCAGATGACTCGCGAGCAGGCCACCCAGCTCCTGTGGGACACCAGTGGCCGGCTCGTCTTCCCCTGGGACGCGGACTACGACGCCCTGCGCCGCGTGGCCTACGCGAACTTCGAGGACGTCCGTCCGTCCGCGATTGGCGTCTGCGAGTCCCTGCACGACGTGCGCACCTTCATGCGCTTCATCCGCAGGCAGCGGGAGACCAACCCCGCGTTCCGCTGGGTGCCTCGCGCGGGCGGACACAGCACCGCCGGCTACTCCACCGTCGAGGGCGGGCTGATGCTGGACGTGCGCGGCCTGGACAACATCTTCGTCGAGCCCCAGCGCCGGCTCGTCCACGTGGGCCCCGGCGTCCAGATGCGCGACTTCTACCGCACCATCGACGACTACGGCCTGTTCGCTCCGGCCGCCATCTGCCCGGACGTCCGCATCGGCGGGATGATGCAGGGCGGTGGCTTCGGCTTCGGCTCGCGCATGTTCGGGATGAGCTGCGACGCCGTGACCGAGGTGGAGATGGTGCTGGCCAACGGCCGGCAGGTGGTCGCCAACGCCATCCACAACGCCGACCTCTACTGGGCCGTACGCGGCGGCACGGGCAACCAGTTCGGCATCCTCACGCGGGCCACCTACAAGCTCTATCCGCTCCAGGAGGTCGGCGCCGTCGTCATGCAGTGGCGGCTGGGGACCGACGCGGAGGCGGCGCAGGGGGCTCACGCGCTCGACATCCTGCAGCGGCGCTACATGGGCTCCAACCACGACCGGCGCCTGGGCTACCTGGCGCTCATCCAGCATGGGGCGAACTTCGACGGCCCCTTCCTCATCGTCCGCGCCATGTACCGCGGGCAGCGCGGCCTGTGGCAGCAGCTGCTCGCCGAGCTCATCGCCACCCCCGGCTGCCAGGTGCAGTGGGAGGACATGGGCTCCTACTACTCGATGAACAACAAGCTCATGGGCTACGCGCAGGAGCCGGACATCCTGCCGGCGCTGATGACGCCGCTGGCCCTGGCGCCGCGCCAGGAGAAGAACACGCGCTACTTCGACAAGCACCTGGGCGTGGCCGGGTGGCGCCAGATGGTGGACCACATCCGCGGCGCGCCGACGGTGATGAAGATCGGCCCGCAGATGGTCATCGAGGCGGCGGGCGCGGCCATCAACGAGAAGCACCGCGGCGAGAACGCGTACATCCACCGTCGCGCCGACTTCAACACCTACCTCAACACCTACTGGGACAGTGAGGAGGAGAAGCCCAAGGCCTTCGCCTTCATGAACCGCTGGCTCGAGATCGGCGAGCCGTGGACCAACCAGGAGGCGTACCAGAACTACCCCAAGCCCTACATCACCCACTGGCAGCGGCGGTACTGGGCCGAGTACTACCCCGTCCTGGTGTTCGTGAAGCGGAAGTACGATCCGACGTCCGTCTTCAACTTCGAGCAGAGCATCGGCGGAGAGAGCGCCCTGGCGGAGCAGTCCGCTGACAGCGTCGACGAGCTCGTCCCCGGGGTCGCCCGGAGCCTGCGTCAGTCGATCGTCTATCCGGACCAGATGCCCACCGAGGGCGATCAGGCCTGA
- a CDS encoding sensor domain-containing diguanylate cyclase — MNPADLLSAMKRTVEQLAAFNEMAKALTSTLELKEVLNLVMQKVSDLLHPRNWSLILQDERTGKLYFEVAVGDGAEALKSLQILPGEGIAGTVFSTASARLVDDVGGDPAFAPRFDQASAFRTRSILAVPLIARGRVLGIIELVNGPKDPPFTQDDLTTLTAIADYAAIAIENARNFRRVQELTITDEHTGCFNARHMRSQLEHEVRRSQRFHHPLSLVFLDLDRFKNVNDTHGHLVGSALLKEVGELLIASSRQLDMVFRYGGDEFALMLVETDPDGAMTIARRIRDAFRARRFMQSHGLELRLTASLGVATFPDHARTATDLVRAADFAMYAAKAQGRDEVCLAERMPPDPNVAPPAR, encoded by the coding sequence ATGAATCCCGCGGATCTCCTGTCGGCCATGAAGCGGACGGTGGAGCAGCTGGCCGCGTTCAACGAGATGGCGAAGGCGCTCACCTCCACCCTGGAGCTGAAGGAGGTCCTCAACCTCGTGATGCAGAAGGTGAGCGATCTGCTCCACCCTCGAAACTGGTCCCTCATCCTCCAGGACGAGCGCACCGGGAAGCTCTACTTCGAGGTGGCGGTGGGAGATGGGGCCGAGGCCCTCAAGTCGCTGCAGATCCTCCCGGGCGAGGGCATCGCCGGCACGGTGTTCTCCACGGCCTCGGCGCGGCTGGTGGATGACGTGGGCGGCGACCCGGCGTTCGCGCCGCGCTTCGATCAGGCCTCCGCCTTCCGCACGCGCTCCATCCTGGCCGTGCCGCTGATCGCCCGCGGGCGGGTGCTGGGCATCATCGAGCTGGTGAACGGACCCAAGGATCCGCCCTTCACCCAGGACGACCTCACCACGCTGACGGCCATCGCGGACTACGCGGCCATCGCCATCGAGAACGCGCGCAACTTCCGCCGGGTGCAGGAGCTGACCATCACCGACGAGCACACCGGCTGCTTCAATGCCCGGCACATGCGCTCGCAGCTCGAGCACGAGGTGCGGCGCTCGCAGCGCTTCCACCACCCGCTGTCCCTGGTGTTCCTGGACCTGGACCGCTTCAAGAACGTCAACGACACGCACGGCCACCTGGTGGGCAGCGCGCTGCTCAAGGAGGTGGGTGAGCTGCTCATTGCCTCCAGCCGCCAGCTCGACATGGTGTTCCGCTACGGCGGCGACGAGTTCGCGCTGATGCTGGTGGAGACCGACCCCGACGGCGCGATGACCATCGCCCGGCGCATCCGCGACGCCTTCCGCGCCCGGCGCTTCATGCAGAGCCATGGGCTCGAGCTGCGCCTCACCGCCAGCCTGGGCGTGGCCACCTTCCCGGACCACGCGCGCACCGCCACGGATCTCGTCCGTGCCGCGGACTTCGCCATGTACGCCGCCAAGGCCCAGGGCCGCGATGAGGTCTGCCTCGCCGAGCGCATGCCTCCCGATCCCAACGTGGCTCCGCCGGCGCGCTGA
- a CDS encoding Maf family protein, with the protein MRTLEDPSSLVLASASPRRRDLLSQLGMRFTVAAADIDESPFSAEVADAYVLRLARTKAQTVAGRFPGAWVLAADTTVALGSQLLGKPSGPEEARDMLTRLSGRKHSVYTGVAVAGRAEVSAVVHTSVTFRTLSAGEIDWYVSTGEPLDKAGAYGMQGKGSFLVSAIEGSPTNVIGLPLGETLELLTRAGVPLPWRAA; encoded by the coding sequence ATGCGCACTCTAGAGGATCCCTCGTCCCTCGTCCTTGCTTCTGCCTCGCCCCGGCGGCGCGATCTGCTTTCGCAGCTCGGGATGCGATTTACCGTGGCCGCCGCCGACATCGATGAGTCTCCCTTCTCCGCCGAGGTGGCGGACGCCTACGTGCTGCGGCTGGCCCGCACCAAGGCCCAGACGGTGGCCGGGCGCTTCCCGGGCGCCTGGGTGCTGGCGGCCGACACCACCGTGGCCCTGGGCTCGCAGCTGCTCGGCAAGCCGAGCGGACCGGAGGAGGCCCGGGACATGCTCACCCGCCTCTCCGGCCGCAAGCACTCCGTCTACACCGGTGTAGCGGTCGCCGGCCGTGCCGAGGTGTCCGCGGTGGTCCACACCAGCGTCACGTTCCGAACACTCTCCGCGGGAGAGATCGACTGGTACGTGTCCACGGGTGAGCCGCTGGACAAGGCGGGGGCCTACGGCATGCAGGGCAAGGGCAGCTTCCTCGTCTCCGCGATAGAGGGCAGCCCCACCAACGTCATCGGCCTGCCGCTGGGGGAGACCCTGGAGCTCCTGACGCGCGCGGGCGTTCCTCTTCCCTGGAGGGCAGCATGA
- a CDS encoding YggS family pyridoxal phosphate-dependent enzyme, protein MSEVAERLAGIRARVAAACARAGRPVESVTLLAVSKLKPAELIREAYAAGQRDFGENYAQELRDKAAELAGLEGLRWHAIGPLQTNKVKYVAKAAHAFHALDRLDVARELSKRRADAPLPCYVEVNIGGEQSKSGLAPAALASFLEEVRTLPGLKVEGLMALPPPTEEVEQARGHFRQLRELARAQGLAGLSMGTTHDFELAIEEGATVVRVGTAIFGERA, encoded by the coding sequence ATGAGCGAGGTGGCCGAGCGACTGGCGGGAATCCGAGCCCGGGTGGCCGCGGCGTGCGCGCGAGCGGGCCGTCCGGTGGAGTCGGTGACGCTGCTGGCGGTGTCCAAGCTCAAGCCGGCGGAGCTCATCCGCGAGGCGTACGCGGCCGGCCAGCGCGACTTCGGAGAGAACTACGCGCAGGAGCTGAGGGACAAGGCGGCCGAGCTGGCCGGGCTGGAGGGCCTGCGCTGGCACGCCATCGGGCCGCTGCAGACGAACAAGGTGAAGTACGTGGCGAAGGCGGCGCACGCCTTCCACGCCCTGGACAGGCTGGACGTGGCGCGCGAGCTGTCCAAGCGGAGGGCGGACGCGCCCCTGCCCTGCTACGTCGAGGTGAACATCGGCGGCGAGCAGAGCAAGAGCGGGCTGGCGCCAGCGGCGCTCGCGAGCTTCCTGGAGGAGGTGCGCACCCTGCCGGGACTGAAGGTGGAGGGGCTGATGGCGCTGCCCCCGCCCACCGAGGAGGTGGAGCAGGCGCGAGGCCACTTCCGACAGCTGCGCGAGCTGGCCCGCGCGCAGGGACTCGCGGGCCTCTCCATGGGGACGACACACGACTTCGAGCTGGCCATCGAGGAGGGCGCCACCGTCGTCCGCGTGGGCACGGCCATCTTCGGCGAGCGGGCCTGA
- a CDS encoding DUF3108 domain-containing protein, producing the protein MHTRFNVAIVGLMSAMLSSSVALAQESKAAFGPGEQSLYRVQYLGVTAGTAQITVGAPMKQWGEQVWPIVSLAKSDPVIGVWPIKDKFVSYWNDAAQRSLGSDFFVDENNKRRRQRVQLKEAGRVAHVVRQREGAAPTEATHELPEGSMDLASATFALRNRGIADGQEYTYPVFTGSKSFMLRATVDGRQRMKTALGEREVFRVKLQTQFSEKLQARRDIIAYFTTDPSHVPVRVEADLALGSIVAELAEYKQGRLMAMND; encoded by the coding sequence ATGCACACGCGGTTCAACGTGGCGATCGTTGGCCTGATGTCGGCGATGCTGTCCTCCAGCGTGGCCCTGGCCCAGGAGTCGAAGGCGGCCTTCGGCCCCGGCGAGCAGTCGCTCTACCGCGTGCAGTACCTGGGAGTGACGGCGGGCACCGCGCAGATCACCGTCGGCGCGCCGATGAAGCAGTGGGGCGAGCAGGTGTGGCCCATCGTCTCGCTGGCGAAGTCGGACCCGGTGATCGGCGTGTGGCCCATCAAGGACAAGTTCGTGTCGTACTGGAACGACGCGGCGCAGCGCTCGCTGGGCAGTGACTTCTTCGTGGACGAGAACAACAAGCGGCGCCGCCAGCGTGTGCAGCTGAAGGAGGCGGGCCGCGTCGCGCACGTCGTCCGGCAGCGGGAGGGCGCCGCGCCCACCGAGGCCACCCACGAGCTGCCCGAGGGCTCGATGGATCTGGCGAGCGCCACGTTCGCGCTGCGCAACCGCGGCATCGCGGACGGCCAGGAGTACACCTACCCGGTCTTCACTGGCTCGAAGTCCTTCATGCTGCGCGCCACGGTGGACGGCCGCCAGCGCATGAAGACGGCGCTGGGCGAGCGCGAGGTGTTCCGGGTGAAGCTCCAGACGCAGTTCTCCGAGAAGCTGCAGGCCCGGCGCGACATCATCGCGTACTTCACGACGGACCCCAGCCACGTGCCGGTGCGCGTGGAGGCGGACCTGGCGCTGGGCTCCATCGTGGCGGAGCTGGCCGAGTACAAGCAGGGTCGCCTGATGGCGATGAACGACTAA
- a CDS encoding DUF4091 domain-containing protein: MGAGWAWAVTAMLAASPGPKVVSSLVKVRPGVSVQGASEARLSVARGECEAAQVVLPGKVRQVTAGPLALKGPGAALSASLWREGFLDVKTPSNSQGEKGPWPDPLLPVDTPAEPSLPAVLYVEVCAPEKQEPGTYRGELRAKADGAAVAPVPFTVEVQPFTLPATASLPTSFGLSLYSMARGHGVSPESAEARSLLRSYARVLLEHRVSAHGMSMTPPPVRFEGGRAVVDFRTYEEEMAPFFEGSLLPSGARFTTAEVRDFRQASTEAEKVAYYRAFAEHFRSKGWSAQLFFYAKDEPKPEDVPLVKAQSSRVRAAGRIPVLVTSPLDDALRGTADILTPTLNCFFPRSGPQTCKNVLPIDKLRSRLPRGAKVWWYQSCNSHGCTGGPAADASVETVYSGWASYMVDHPAPLNRAMGPLAFLTGVDGELYFDTVYAYNTKDPWKDIFEFGGNGDGTLFYPGTPARLGTKEHQPVLSLRLKHIRDGLEDYEYLHLLAKLGDKDAARTLARQLARSGYEIERDPAKWIQVRQDLTTRLNQRWESSEYAKRPGVRP, translated from the coding sequence ATGGGAGCGGGCTGGGCGTGGGCGGTCACGGCGATGCTGGCGGCATCCCCCGGGCCGAAGGTGGTGTCATCGCTGGTGAAGGTGAGGCCGGGCGTCTCGGTGCAGGGCGCCTCCGAGGCCCGGCTGAGCGTGGCGCGCGGCGAGTGCGAGGCCGCGCAGGTGGTGCTCCCCGGCAAGGTCCGCCAGGTGACGGCGGGCCCGCTGGCGCTGAAGGGGCCGGGAGCGGCGCTGTCCGCCTCGCTGTGGCGCGAGGGCTTCCTGGACGTGAAGACGCCGTCCAACAGCCAGGGCGAGAAGGGCCCGTGGCCGGATCCGCTGCTGCCGGTGGACACGCCGGCAGAGCCCTCGCTGCCCGCGGTCCTCTACGTGGAGGTCTGCGCGCCGGAGAAGCAGGAGCCGGGAACGTACCGGGGCGAGCTGCGCGCGAAGGCGGACGGAGCGGCGGTGGCCCCGGTACCCTTCACGGTGGAGGTGCAGCCCTTCACCCTGCCGGCGACGGCCTCGCTGCCGACGAGCTTCGGCCTGTCGCTCTACAGCATGGCGCGCGGGCACGGGGTGTCCCCGGAGTCCGCCGAGGCCCGCTCGCTGCTGCGCTCCTACGCTCGCGTGCTGCTGGAGCACCGCGTCAGCGCGCATGGCATGAGCATGACGCCGCCGCCGGTGCGCTTCGAGGGCGGCCGCGCGGTGGTGGACTTCCGCACCTATGAGGAGGAGATGGCGCCCTTCTTCGAGGGGAGCCTGCTGCCCTCTGGCGCCCGCTTCACCACGGCGGAGGTGCGCGACTTCCGCCAGGCGAGCACCGAGGCGGAGAAGGTGGCGTACTACCGCGCCTTCGCCGAGCACTTCCGGAGCAAGGGCTGGTCCGCGCAGCTCTTCTTCTACGCGAAGGACGAGCCGAAGCCGGAGGATGTGCCGCTCGTGAAGGCGCAGTCCTCGCGGGTGCGCGCGGCGGGCCGCATCCCCGTGCTCGTCACCTCGCCGTTGGATGATGCGCTGCGTGGCACCGCGGACATCCTCACTCCGACGCTCAACTGCTTCTTCCCCCGGTCCGGGCCGCAGACGTGCAAGAACGTGCTGCCCATCGACAAGCTGCGCTCGCGGCTCCCGCGGGGCGCGAAGGTGTGGTGGTACCAGAGCTGCAACTCGCACGGCTGCACGGGAGGCCCGGCAGCGGATGCCTCGGTGGAGACAGTGTACAGCGGCTGGGCGTCCTATATGGTGGACCACCCTGCCCCGCTCAACCGGGCCATGGGGCCGCTGGCCTTCCTCACCGGGGTGGACGGCGAGCTCTACTTCGACACCGTCTACGCCTACAACACGAAGGATCCCTGGAAGGACATCTTCGAGTTTGGTGGCAACGGAGACGGCACCCTCTTCTATCCTGGGACTCCGGCGAGGCTGGGGACGAAGGAGCACCAGCCCGTCCTGTCGCTGCGGCTCAAGCACATCCGCGACGGCCTGGAGGATTATGAGTACCTGCACCTGCTGGCGAAGCTGGGCGACAAGGATGCCGCCCGGACGTTGGCGCGCCAGCTCGCCCGCTCGGGCTATGAGATCGAGCGGGACCCTGCGAAGTGGATACAGGTCCGACAGGACCTGACAACCCGCCTGAACCAGCGCTGGGAGTCGTCCGAATATGCGAAGC